Within Deltaproteobacteria bacterium, the genomic segment TCTATCGGCTTGCAACGTTACGGAGCTGGTGATGGAGCGAATCGGCGATGCTCTCTGTACAGCTTTGTATCTGACACTCGAGACTCTCGCCGACGCTGTACCGATCCAAGAAACTGATGCGGTGGCCCTCTCCCTAGAGACGTCGCCGACGGAGTACGAACACCAGTGTGCCGAACTGATGAGGACATGCGGATTCGAAGCCACAGTCACCAAAGCATCCGGTGACCAAGGCGTCGACGTCATCGCACGGAAGCCCGGGCTAACGGTTGCCTTACAGTGTAAGCTCTACGGCTCGCCAGTGGGTAACAAAGCGGTGCAAGAAATCTACGCAGCCAAGAGTTTTGTCGGGGCGGACCTGGCTGTGGTCGTAACCAACAACGAGTTCACCGATCCGGCGCGGCAGTTGGCTCAGGCACTGGGGGTTCTGCTACTTCACGACTCGCAGATCGCAGAGTACTTTGGCAAATAGTCCGGGATGGCTGATCGAGTCTCACCTACTTGATCACTGCCCATTGGCGTGAATTCGGAGACGTGGTGCGCTTTCGCGATCTCCCGGAGGCGCTCACCGAGGGCACGGATGAGAACGATGCGTTCGATCAGGCCGCCGATTCTCCCTATGAACGCCGATTGACGTGATTGGCGGCGCTTGCGGGGTTTCGTATCCCACGCGCGGTCTAGTTTACGGCCGCTTCGCACGCTCGGCGAGCTCGTTCACTGCGCTGCTCACGATTCCTTGCGCCCAGACGGATATCCGCAGCCCCAAAGCCGCAGTCGGCGGCGGCATGAGTTCGCTCGCCAGGCTACGGGTTCAGCCCTTGAAAATAGAATTTGCTCCTTCGACGCAACGGCCGCCATCGCCGGAAAGCGGGCGAATCAAAGGACTCGGCCAGCGTAGGCGTTCTACTCGAGTGTCTCGGCGCGGCGCTTCGGGCGTTCGACTTGTTTGAGCACGCGTTTGCGCAGGCGCACCGACTGCGGCGTGATTTCGACCAGCTCGTCGTCACCGATCCACTCGATGCCGTTTTCCAAGCCCATCTCGCGGTGCGGCGTGATGATGATGTTCTCGTCGCGGCCGGCGGCGCGGATGTTGGTGAGCTTCTTCTCGCGGCAGATGTTGACGTTGAGATCGCTCTCGCGCGAGTACTCACCGACAACCATGCCCTCGTACACGTGCGTGCTCGGCGCGATGAAGATCGTGCCGCGCTCTTGCAAATGGAAGATCGCGTACGGCGGCGCCACGCCTTCGCGATCCGACACCATCGCGCCGTTGGTGCGCGCTTGGATTGGTCCATGCCACGGCGCCCAGCCATCGAACAGCGCGTTCTGGATGCCGGTGCCGCGCGTCTCGGTGAGGAAGCGCGAGCGAAAGCCGATCAGCCCGCGCGACGGCACCGAGAATTCCAACCGCACGCGGCCGGAGCCAGCTTGCGTCATCTTGGTCATCTTGCCCTTGCGCATCGCCAGCAGCTGCGAGACCACGCCGATGTAGTCTGCGGGGACGTCGATGACGAGCAACTCGATCGGCTCGTTCAGCGCGCCGTTGACGTCGCGCGTAACCACGGTCGGCTTCGACACCATCATCTCGTAGCCTTCGCGACGCATGGTCTCGATCAAGATCGCGAGTTGCAATTCGCCGCGGCCGGTGACCCGCAACGCGTCGGGCGAGTCGGTGTCTTCAATCCGAATGCTGACGTTCTTGCGCAGCTCCTGCTCTAAGCGCTCGCGCAGCTTGCGCGAGGTCACGAACTCGCCTTCCTTGCCCGCCCACGGCGAGGTGTTGACGCTGAAGATCATCGCGATCGTCGGCTCGTCGATGCGAATCGCCGGCAGCGGACGCGGATTCTCGCGGTCGGCGATGGTGTCGCCGATGTGAATGTCCTCGATCCCCGCGATCGCGACGATGTCGCCCGCCCCCGCGGTCTCGACTTCTTGCCGCTTGAGGCCGTGCCAGGTGTAGATCTGCGTCACCTTCACCAGTGCTTGCGTGCCATCGGTGCGGCACAGCGTGTACAGACCGGCGCTCTTGAGCGCGCCGTTCTTGATCCGGCCGATGGCGAGCCGGCCGACGTAGTCGTTGTAGTCGAGATTGTTGGCCTGAAACTGAATCGGCGCATCGATGTCGCCGGCCGGTCCCGGCAGCCGCGCAACGATCAGGTCGAACAGCGGCCGCAAGTCGTTCGACGGCTGCGCCAGGTCGCGCGTCGCGGTGCCCTCGCGCGCGTTGGTGTAGACCACAGGGAACTCGATCTGCTCCACCGTCGCGTCGAGGTCGATGAACAGCGCGTAGATCTCGTCGAGTACTTCGGCGATGCGCGCGTCGGGCCGATCGATCTTGTTGACGCAGACGATCGGCGGCAGTCCCGCTTCGAGCGCCTTCTTCAGCACGAAGCGCGTCTGCGGAAGCGGCCCTTCCGAGGCATCGACCAGCAACATCACACCGTCGACCATGGCCAGCGTGCGTTCGACCTCACCACCAAAATCGGCGTGGCCGGGCGTATCGACGATGTTGATCTTCACGCCGCCGTATTCGACCGCCGTGTTCTTCGCGAGGATCGTAATGCCCCGCTCGCGCTCCAGCGCGTTGGAGTCCATGACGCGCTCCATTACTTGCTCGTTCACGCGGAAGATCCCACTCTGATGCAGCATGGCGTCGACCAGCGTGGTCTTGCCGTGGTCAACGTGGGCGACAATGGCGATGTTGCGGATATCGGTGCGGCGGATTGGATTCGGTGATGTCATCATCCGTGTGAAACACAACGGGGGCCGGAAGGCCCCCGTCAGTTGGCTCCTTCTAATGAGTGATGCGGCGCACCATAGCAGCCGCGCAACGCAAGCTCCAGAGGGTGGGATCGGATGACAAGCCGGGCCGGGCCGCTCCAAATGCTCCTCTGTCTTGGCGATCGCTAGTGTGCTGCGTCCGAAATGAAGACCCATTCCGCAAACGAGAGCCTAGCGCGAATTTGGGAGGGCGACGCTTCCGCGGAGCCGTGTTGCAGAGCGGATCGGCTCGGCGGGAGCCTCGCCCTCCCAATTCTGCGTGAGCTGCGCACGCTCGGACAAGAGCCCGTCTGCGTGACGCACTACGCTAGTCCAGCGCGAACCTGAACCCGCCGCTACCGCCCGGACGCCGTTCCAGCTTGCCGGCCAAGTCCCACGACAGGCCGAGGCGCTCCTTCAATCGTATGATGTCGTCCTTGAGCAGCGCTTCGAGCCGCCGGCGATATTGTTCCGGGATTGTGCTCACCCCAGTCGGATTGACCGGCTCGCTCACCGCGCCGCTGATATAGCGGCGATCGCTGGCAACACCGAGAAATCGCATCACCTCGAGCAGCAATGCCTCCGGCTGCGCATCGACGTCGTCGAACAGACCGACCAGCAGATTGCCGGGACGCAGGTACACCGACCAGTTGTCGATCTGCTCGACGTAGCGGGCACACTGGCGTTGATACGGTTCGGCGAAGAACCGCTCGAACTCGCCGGCCGACACCTCGGCGAACTTGCGCCCCTTGTTTCGGACGAGGTCCTTCTTCGCGTGCGACCAAGCGCGATCGATCGGCTCACGGATCATTAGGACTATTTTGATGTCCGGCTTGAGCGCCGCGATCTCTTGGATCACGTCGCGATCGAGCGTGGCGTAACTCGCGGTCGCTTCGCCGCGAACCTGCGGCCGGTACAGTTCGCGGTAGAGGCGCACGCTCATGAGATTGCGGAAGACAACGCGCCACAGCGGTTCGTGAAAGAATTGGAGGTACCAACCCAATTCGTTGGAGCGATAGCGCGGACTGTCGGGCGTCTTCAGGCTGCTGAAGAAGAACAGCTCCTTCGGTTCCGCCAGCATGATCTGCGGGTGATAGCGCAGGTGCGCGTGCAACCACGTCGTGCCGGTCCGCTGCGGCCCGACGATGAGGAAGTCGGGGAAGTAGGAGAGATCAGGATCGCCGGAGCGTTTGATGTAGCGTGGCGACCGCTGCTCGGCGTCAGTCATTGTCCCGATCTCTATACAATTGATCCGCCATGGTGAAGCTCGGAGCAAGCGACTCGCCCCTCACGCTCTTGCACAAGAGTCTCGCAGCCGTCGGTTCGTCATACCGGCGAAATCCAGGCGGGGAGCGGCGCGCGATCCTGGATTCCGGCTTCCGCCGGAATGACGAGTGGGGAGGTCGCCGCTCGTCTTATGCACAGCCCCCTCAACCCCTCACCCGTGCTGCCACACGCGCTGCATGAGCTTGCGCCGACCGAGCTTGCTAATCTGATCGAGCGCCCGCATGTCGTCTTCCGCGAGACGCCAGCCGAGCGCGCCGGCGTTCTGCTCGGCTTGCGCCGCAGTCTTTGCGCCGGGAATCGGCACGGCGCCCTTGCAAATGATCCAGTTGAGCGCCACCTGCGCCGGGGTCTTGTCGCCGTGGTTTGCGCCGATGCGGCGCAGCTCCGCGATGATCGGGTCGACTTCCGTCATCGGAAAGTCGGAGAAGGTGCGATGACTCGGTGGCGGGTTGCTGGCGCTGTACTTGCCCGTCAATCGCCCCATCGCCAGCGGCGAGTAGGCCAGCAGCACCACGCCCAACTCTTTGCACGCGCGCAGCAGACCGGTGGATTCTGGCCGCGTGCGCAGCAGAGAGAATTCGACTTGGTTGGTCGCGAGACGAATGCCGCGCTTGGCCAACTCTCCATAGATCGCTCGCATCTCCCGTTCCGAATAGTTCGAGACGCCGACCGCTTTGACCAACCCCGCGCTGTGCGCGGCCGCCAGCGCTTCAGCCATCGCCGCGTGCGAGCGCAAGCTGATGGGGCCGTGAATCTGGTAGAGATGGACCCACGGCAGGTGTAGGCGAGCGAGCGACGCTTTGAGCGATGCGAGCAGCGCCGACATGACCCAGATCTTCCACGGTACCGGAAAGAATTTTGTCGCCACCACGATCTGCCCGCGATGCGCCGCATCGCCATCGAGCAACCGCGCGATGATGCGCTCGCTCTCGCCCTCGCCGTAGCCCTCTGCGGTGTCGAGCAGTGTGATCCCGGCGGCGACGGAGCGCTCGTAGGCTTGGCGAATCGTCTCGAAACTGTAGCTGCGGTCGTACGCGTTCATCCCCCAAGTGCGCGAGTCGCCCCACGCCCAGGTTCCCACTCCCATCACCGGCAACGCGACCTCGCAGCCGGGAAGAGGAATGTGCGCTTCGACTGTCACTGAATCCTCCGCCTCCTGATCGACAACGATGGATCTATAACCAGGCATCACCGCGCTTGTCCACGTGCGACTACCCTTTCGCCTGCGGCTTCGACACAGAGCACGTCCAAATGTTAGGACCAACAAGCCGATGCTTACCGAGAACGAACACCGCAAGCTCGCGGCCATCATGTTCACCGACATGGTCGGCTACAGCGCGCTGGCGCAACGCAACGAGGCGTTGTCGCTTGCACTGCTCCACGAGCAGCAACAACTCGTCCGGCCGATCTTTGCGCA encodes:
- the typA gene encoding translational GTPase TypA, which produces MTSPNPIRRTDIRNIAIVAHVDHGKTTLVDAMLHQSGIFRVNEQVMERVMDSNALERERGITILAKNTAVEYGGVKINIVDTPGHADFGGEVERTLAMVDGVMLLVDASEGPLPQTRFVLKKALEAGLPPIVCVNKIDRPDARIAEVLDEIYALFIDLDATVEQIEFPVVYTNAREGTATRDLAQPSNDLRPLFDLIVARLPGPAGDIDAPIQFQANNLDYNDYVGRLAIGRIKNGALKSAGLYTLCRTDGTQALVKVTQIYTWHGLKRQEVETAGAGDIVAIAGIEDIHIGDTIADRENPRPLPAIRIDEPTIAMIFSVNTSPWAGKEGEFVTSRKLRERLEQELRKNVSIRIEDTDSPDALRVTGRGELQLAILIETMRREGYEMMVSKPTVVTRDVNGALNEPIELLVIDVPADYIGVVSQLLAMRKGKMTKMTQAGSGRVRLEFSVPSRGLIGFRSRFLTETRGTGIQNALFDGWAPWHGPIQARTNGAMVSDREGVAPPYAIFHLQERGTIFIAPSTHVYEGMVVGEYSRESDLNVNICREKKLTNIRAAGRDENIIITPHREMGLENGIEWIGDDELVEITPQSVRLRKRVLKQVERPKRRAETLE
- a CDS encoding restriction endonuclease — translated: MTPFDAQKLKDAMVRTLELHKHAAKMSKGGFLRTAWSPGQVDSWLQEQLFETWKEYLFDCAERHMETLLRKRRNLLVRGDYGEIDDEPLLRELRHFLSACNVTELVMERIGDALCTALYLTLETLADAVPIQETDAVALSLETSPTEYEHQCAELMRTCGFEATVTKASGDQGVDVIARKPGLTVALQCKLYGSPVGNKAVQEIYAAKSFVGADLAVVVTNNEFTDPARQLAQALGVLLLHDSQIAEYFGK
- a CDS encoding aldo/keto reductase, with product MGVGTWAWGDSRTWGMNAYDRSYSFETIRQAYERSVAAGITLLDTAEGYGEGESERIIARLLDGDAAHRGQIVVATKFFPVPWKIWVMSALLASLKASLARLHLPWVHLYQIHGPISLRSHAAMAEALAAAHSAGLVKAVGVSNYSEREMRAIYGELAKRGIRLATNQVEFSLLRTRPESTGLLRACKELGVVLLAYSPLAMGRLTGKYSASNPPPSHRTFSDFPMTEVDPIIAELRRIGANHGDKTPAQVALNWIICKGAVPIPGAKTAAQAEQNAGALGWRLAEDDMRALDQISKLGRRKLMQRVWQHG
- a CDS encoding sulfotransferase; the encoded protein is MTDAEQRSPRYIKRSGDPDLSYFPDFLIVGPQRTGTTWLHAHLRYHPQIMLAEPKELFFFSSLKTPDSPRYRSNELGWYLQFFHEPLWRVVFRNLMSVRLYRELYRPQVRGEATASYATLDRDVIQEIAALKPDIKIVLMIREPIDRAWSHAKKDLVRNKGRKFAEVSAGEFERFFAEPYQRQCARYVEQIDNWSVYLRPGNLLVGLFDDVDAQPEALLLEVMRFLGVASDRRYISGAVSEPVNPTGVSTIPEQYRRRLEALLKDDIIRLKERLGLSWDLAGKLERRPGGSGGFRFALD